Proteins encoded in a region of the Frondihabitans sp. 762G35 genome:
- a CDS encoding GlcG/HbpS family heme-binding protein: protein MTGEKIADSISLADARRVIDAAIAKAEEIGQPQDIAVVDAGGNLKAHVRMDTANIGSIHISINKAYTSIAFQTETKGLSEITRPTGDLYGLNDAHGGRLVVFPGGIPLVRDGHIIGAIGVSTGSIEQDQAVAEAGAAAL, encoded by the coding sequence ATGACAGGCGAGAAGATCGCCGACAGCATCTCCCTGGCCGACGCCCGCCGCGTGATCGACGCGGCGATCGCCAAAGCGGAAGAGATCGGCCAGCCGCAGGACATCGCCGTCGTCGACGCCGGCGGCAACCTGAAAGCGCACGTCCGGATGGACACCGCGAACATCGGCAGCATCCACATCTCCATCAACAAGGCCTACACGTCGATCGCGTTCCAGACGGAGACGAAGGGCCTCTCGGAGATCACCCGCCCCACGGGCGACCTCTACGGCCTGAACGACGCGCACGGCGGCCGGCTGGTCGTCTTCCCGGGCGGCATCCCGCTCGTCCGCGACGGCCACATCATCGGGGCGATCGGCGTCTCGACGGGTTCGATCGAGCAGGATCAGGCGGTCGCCGAGGCGGGCGCGGCCGCGCTCTGA
- the dhaL gene encoding dihydroxyacetone kinase subunit DhaL, producing MSNDAIPTSPDDTRLEGVIRLIAQTCVDNEKYFSDLDAVAGDGDFGYSLARGFEVVLAEFDDFDRSDPGTFLQKVAMTMSSRIGGTSGPIWGTAFLRAAGVVKGHEEVAPADVVAMIRAAVEGIKKRGGADVGDKTLLDALVPVADALDADVAAGVEPRAMAQHAAEVARESAEATSVLQARRGRASYTGERSIGSPDPGAIAMAVLAERIAEEW from the coding sequence ATGAGCAACGACGCCATCCCCACTTCCCCCGACGACACCCGCCTCGAGGGCGTCATCCGGCTGATCGCGCAGACCTGCGTCGACAACGAGAAGTATTTCTCCGACCTCGACGCCGTGGCCGGCGACGGCGACTTCGGCTACTCGCTGGCGCGGGGCTTCGAGGTCGTCCTGGCCGAGTTCGACGACTTCGACCGCTCCGACCCGGGCACCTTCCTGCAGAAGGTCGCGATGACGATGAGCAGCAGGATCGGGGGCACCTCGGGTCCGATCTGGGGCACCGCGTTCCTCCGCGCCGCGGGCGTCGTCAAGGGGCACGAGGAGGTGGCTCCGGCCGACGTCGTGGCGATGATCCGCGCGGCCGTCGAGGGCATCAAGAAGCGCGGCGGAGCCGACGTCGGCGACAAGACGCTGCTCGACGCGCTCGTGCCCGTGGCCGACGCGCTCGACGCGGACGTCGCGGCCGGCGTCGAGCCCCGCGCGATGGCGCAGCACGCCGCCGAGGTCGCGCGCGAGTCCGCCGAGGCGACGTCGGTGCTCCAGGCCCGCCGCGGCCGCGCCTCCTACACGGGTGAGCGGAGCATCGGCTCCCCCGACCCCGGCGCGATCGCGATGGCTGTGCTGGCCGAGCGCATCGCCGAGGAGTGGTGA
- a CDS encoding Ig-like domain-containing protein, with amino-acid sequence MSTSVLSRAWRPVAAGAGVLTLAAALTLTSTIAANAATGPTCANGVCSVAFSLTGAPESFTIPTGVTSVTTTVTGGAGGTSVPSRFSGSAPVPGGLGGSVTATLPVTSGESLTVVVGGKGQDGIADSTVAAAGGFGGGGAAGTITNPGSHGAGGAGGGGSFVFASGSLALAAGGGGGSTDYFAQPVVGGAGGSTGDAGAADSVNGQVGSGGSATTTAPGAGGVSADKGAPPFFDGIAGSAASTTSPTALAQGGAGATNTDPSAANYTTPGGGGGGYFAGGGGAIDGPGGYSGSGGAGSAFVASSATNVTALAGATGDGSVTITYAQPVPKIITTTTVGASADPTAGTPTTLTAKVTPAPGTGGTVTFTDGTRILGTAPVTDGIATLDADLAAGSHTVTASYSGDATDAASVSAAVIVTVAAAPTAAPTPALTPTPSATVAPAALAYTGSSPAPALSLGGLLLAAGVVATTIARRRKRA; translated from the coding sequence GTGTCCACATCCGTGCTCTCTCGCGCCTGGCGGCCCGTCGCCGCCGGCGCCGGCGTTCTCACCCTCGCCGCCGCTCTCACCCTCACCTCGACCATCGCCGCGAACGCCGCCACGGGGCCGACCTGCGCCAACGGGGTGTGCAGCGTAGCTTTCTCGCTGACCGGCGCACCCGAGTCGTTCACGATCCCGACCGGCGTCACCTCCGTCACCACGACGGTGACCGGCGGAGCCGGCGGCACCTCAGTCCCCAGTCGCTTCAGTGGCAGTGCTCCGGTACCGGGTGGGCTCGGCGGGTCCGTGACGGCGACGCTGCCGGTGACGTCGGGGGAGAGCTTGACCGTCGTCGTCGGCGGCAAAGGCCAGGATGGCATCGCCGACAGCACCGTCGCTGCGGCAGGGGGATTCGGTGGCGGAGGAGCCGCGGGTACGATCACCAATCCCGGTAGTCACGGTGCCGGCGGCGCGGGTGGCGGCGGCAGCTTCGTGTTCGCCTCCGGTTCTCTCGCCCTCGCGGCCGGCGGTGGGGGCGGCAGCACCGACTACTTCGCACAGCCCGTCGTCGGTGGCGCCGGAGGTTCCACGGGCGACGCGGGAGCTGCTGACTCGGTGAACGGCCAGGTCGGATCCGGCGGTTCCGCGACCACGACGGCTCCGGGCGCGGGCGGTGTGAGCGCCGACAAGGGTGCCCCGCCGTTCTTCGACGGCATTGCAGGCTCCGCCGCGTCCACCACCTCCCCGACCGCCCTCGCCCAGGGTGGTGCCGGAGCGACCAACACCGACCCGTCCGCAGCGAACTACACGACTCCAGGCGGTGGCGGCGGCGGCTACTTCGCGGGCGGCGGCGGAGCCATCGACGGCCCCGGGGGCTACTCCGGGTCGGGTGGCGCAGGGTCGGCGTTCGTCGCATCCTCGGCGACCAACGTGACGGCACTCGCCGGCGCCACCGGCGACGGCAGCGTCACGATCACCTACGCGCAGCCGGTTCCGAAGATCATCACGACCACGACGGTCGGGGCGAGCGCCGATCCGACCGCGGGAACCCCGACGACCCTCACGGCGAAGGTCACCCCGGCGCCGGGCACCGGTGGCACGGTCACCTTCACCGACGGCACGCGGATCCTCGGGACCGCCCCGGTCACGGACGGCATCGCGACTCTCGACGCGGACCTCGCGGCGGGATCTCACACCGTCACGGCCAGCTACTCGGGCGATGCCACCGACGCGGCATCCGTGAGCGCTGCCGTCATCGTGACCGTCGCGGCCGCACCGACCGCCGCGCCGACGCCCGCCCTGACACCGACGCCGTCGGCGACGGTCGCGCCCGCCGCCCTGGCCTACACCGGCTCCTCGCCGGCGCCGGCGCTGAGCCTCGGCGGGCTGCTCCTCGCCGCTGGCGTCGTCGCCACGACGATCGCTCGTCGCCGCAAGCGCGCCTGA
- a CDS encoding DUF1643 domain-containing protein has translation MFVEKSAEISADQVYRYLLSRTWKRDGKVMTFIMLNPSTADAAIDDPTIRRCMSFAEREGFGGIRVVNLYAYRATDPHYLEFPIDAVGPRNDDTLARIFTENAVLDEPVVAAWGAGAAATRGGGGAARIGRVLELLQGYPLLCLGLTNAGQPRHPLYVRGDAPLIPYPGEPT, from the coding sequence ATGTTCGTCGAGAAGTCCGCCGAGATCAGCGCCGACCAGGTGTACCGGTACCTGCTGTCCCGGACGTGGAAGCGGGACGGGAAGGTCATGACGTTCATCATGCTCAACCCATCGACCGCAGACGCGGCGATCGACGACCCCACGATCCGACGCTGCATGAGCTTCGCCGAGCGCGAGGGATTCGGCGGCATCCGCGTCGTCAACCTCTACGCCTACCGGGCCACCGACCCCCACTACCTCGAGTTCCCCATCGACGCGGTCGGCCCCCGGAACGACGACACCCTCGCGCGGATCTTCACCGAGAACGCCGTCCTCGACGAACCGGTCGTCGCCGCCTGGGGTGCCGGAGCAGCCGCCACCCGCGGCGGAGGCGGCGCCGCACGGATCGGAAGGGTCCTGGAACTCCTCCAGGGGTATCCCCTGCTCTGCCTCGGCCTCACCAACGCAGGCCAGCCCAGACACCCTCTCTACGTCCGCGGAGACGCACCCCTCATCCCCTACCCCGGAGAACCAACGTGA
- a CDS encoding ImmA/IrrE family metallo-endopeptidase, whose amino-acid sequence MKDLIHIAASLGLRIHASHLPAGILGMFSSAEGRIYFDLHLTPHERRSVIAHELGHAYYGHDCDHGESSAQERQADAYAAALLVDPYDYAELERISADAHYIAEELGVTEDVVYAFRAHCLKQYGRRTYSGRVRIS is encoded by the coding sequence ATGAAAGACTTGATCCACATAGCGGCGAGCTTGGGGCTTCGCATCCACGCATCCCACCTGCCCGCCGGCATCCTCGGTATGTTCAGCTCGGCCGAGGGGCGCATCTACTTCGACCTGCACCTCACGCCGCACGAGCGCCGTTCCGTCATCGCGCACGAGCTCGGGCACGCCTACTACGGTCACGACTGCGACCACGGCGAGAGCAGCGCCCAGGAGAGGCAGGCGGACGCCTATGCGGCAGCATTGCTCGTCGACCCGTACGACTACGCCGAGCTCGAACGGATCAGCGCAGACGCGCACTACATCGCCGAGGAACTCGGGGTCACGGAAGATGTCGTCTACGCGTTTCGGGCACACTGCCTCAAGCAGTACGGCCGACGCACGTACTCCGGTCGAGTCCGCATCAGTTGA
- a CDS encoding cupin domain-containing protein, whose translation MQVLDPTRIRDELAQVTAHWTPRVVGRVNDQYVKVAKLLGELVWHAHADEDEMFLIVSGTLRIQLEGDREVTLRPGEFFVVPKGAQHNPVADEEVEIVLIETVTTAHTGEVVSERTVSIERQVGAG comes from the coding sequence ATGCAGGTACTCGACCCGACCCGGATCCGCGACGAACTCGCGCAGGTCACCGCCCACTGGACCCCGCGGGTGGTGGGCCGCGTCAACGACCAGTACGTCAAGGTCGCGAAGCTCCTCGGCGAACTCGTCTGGCACGCCCACGCCGACGAGGACGAGATGTTCCTCATCGTCTCGGGCACCCTCCGCATCCAGCTCGAGGGCGACCGCGAGGTCACGCTCCGACCGGGCGAGTTCTTCGTCGTGCCGAAGGGCGCGCAGCACAACCCGGTGGCCGACGAGGAGGTCGAGATCGTCCTCATCGAGACGGTGACGACGGCGCACACGGGCGAGGTCGTCAGCGAGCGGACGGTGTCGATCGAGCGGCAGGTGGGGGCGGGGTAG
- a CDS encoding tyrosine-type recombinase/integrase: MAKKKPGRKRGNGDGGLYWIESRQLWRAVVDNGYWPDGRRRQLSVMGKTAEIARAKMKTKLDEIDEFGAPIDAKTTLAEWAPHWLETVCKPHLKPNALAKYESLSRTWIVPLLGKRSVASLKPSDVRLLHKHIIDSGRSSSTALATHNVLSGMLKAARLDGIAKRNVADDVEPPKAAVSDRGSLSPEDAINVLKTAAKQDDGTRWWVALLGGLRQSERTGARIESLDLDKGILAVEWQLDEIPSEHGCGERVEGVWPCRKKQGAACSHRRLKIPNGFEYKQLAGRLCLIRPKSGKTRDVPLLPQVVVELRKHLARTADEPNPHGLIWHNPDGSPILPGEDQQAWTALLLAAGVIAESDIGARPIPTTHWARHTTATVLMELGVDAKIIGEIVGHQSEAVTRRYQHVSSAAARDAIGQLGAHFADALEVN, translated from the coding sequence GTGGCGAAGAAGAAGCCAGGGCGGAAACGCGGCAACGGCGACGGCGGTCTCTACTGGATCGAGTCACGGCAGCTCTGGCGCGCGGTCGTCGACAACGGGTACTGGCCAGACGGCCGGCGCCGTCAACTCTCCGTCATGGGCAAGACCGCAGAGATCGCCCGCGCCAAGATGAAGACGAAGCTCGATGAGATCGACGAGTTCGGCGCACCCATCGACGCGAAGACCACACTCGCTGAATGGGCACCCCATTGGCTCGAGACCGTCTGCAAGCCACACCTCAAGCCCAACGCCCTAGCCAAGTACGAATCCCTCAGCCGGACGTGGATCGTCCCCCTGCTCGGCAAGCGCAGCGTCGCGAGCTTGAAGCCATCCGACGTCCGACTCCTGCACAAGCACATCATCGACTCCGGCCGCTCATCCTCGACCGCGCTCGCGACACACAACGTCCTCTCCGGGATGCTCAAGGCGGCACGCCTGGACGGGATCGCCAAGCGGAACGTGGCGGACGACGTCGAGCCTCCCAAGGCCGCAGTCTCTGATCGAGGCTCGCTCAGCCCCGAGGACGCCATCAACGTCTTGAAGACGGCCGCGAAGCAGGACGACGGAACCCGGTGGTGGGTGGCGCTTCTCGGCGGGCTTCGTCAGTCCGAGCGCACCGGGGCGCGCATCGAATCCCTCGACCTCGACAAGGGCATCTTGGCCGTCGAGTGGCAGCTCGACGAGATCCCGTCCGAGCATGGCTGTGGTGAGCGCGTCGAGGGTGTCTGGCCCTGCCGAAAGAAGCAGGGTGCCGCATGCTCACATCGACGCCTCAAGATCCCCAACGGCTTCGAGTACAAGCAGCTCGCCGGTCGCCTCTGCTTGATCCGGCCCAAGTCCGGGAAGACCCGCGACGTGCCGCTACTCCCCCAGGTCGTCGTCGAGCTTCGAAAGCACCTCGCGCGGACCGCCGATGAGCCGAACCCGCACGGTCTCATCTGGCATAACCCGGACGGCTCCCCGATCTTGCCTGGCGAGGATCAGCAGGCGTGGACAGCGCTGCTCCTGGCCGCCGGCGTGATCGCGGAAAGCGACATCGGCGCTCGACCGATCCCGACGACCCACTGGGCTCGTCACACGACCGCGACGGTCCTGATGGAACTGGGGGTCGACGCCAAGATCATCGGTGAGATCGTCGGCCACCAGTCCGAGGCCGTCACCCGCCGCTACCAGCACGTGTCTAGCGCCGCTGCGCGCGACGCGATCGGTCAGCTCGGCGCACACTTCGCGGACGCGCTCGAAGTCAACTGA
- a CDS encoding HNH endonuclease: protein MRSRDEQDAIRRDVFRWLDLRLGEGMHEFTRDELASYEFDGERIPLVDQSRGIRNPRDFEATLSILTSSKSTDYADEIEPGGLLRYSYRSQEGGDNVKLKRAFETEVPLVYFRGVRPNFYQAFYPVHIVADDPVERVVKIALDDEFEIFGDPFTMTGIQKRYAERSVRQRLHQPLFRAWVLNAYDAACAVCGLAVPQLLEAAHIVPDAHEDGEPAVSNGIALCVLHHAAFDGNLIGIDIDGVLHVSRFLESLSTGGGLFEVGLRGIAGKSIALPRRRSDRPSVAALTQRFMEFLAAEETR from the coding sequence GTGAGGAGCCGCGACGAACAGGATGCCATCCGTCGCGACGTCTTCCGCTGGCTCGACCTACGCCTCGGCGAAGGCATGCACGAATTCACGCGGGACGAGCTCGCGTCCTACGAATTCGACGGCGAGCGCATCCCTCTTGTGGATCAGTCGCGGGGCATCCGGAACCCCAGAGATTTTGAAGCGACCCTGTCGATCTTGACCAGCTCGAAGTCGACCGACTACGCCGATGAGATCGAACCCGGAGGCCTGCTGCGCTACTCCTACCGATCTCAGGAGGGCGGCGACAACGTCAAACTGAAGCGGGCCTTCGAGACGGAAGTGCCGCTCGTGTATTTCCGGGGAGTTCGGCCGAACTTCTACCAGGCGTTCTACCCGGTGCACATCGTCGCTGACGATCCCGTCGAGAGGGTCGTCAAGATCGCCTTGGATGATGAGTTCGAGATCTTCGGTGATCCGTTCACGATGACGGGGATTCAGAAGCGGTACGCCGAACGCTCCGTGAGGCAGAGACTTCACCAACCGCTATTCCGCGCCTGGGTGCTGAATGCGTACGACGCGGCTTGCGCCGTTTGCGGGCTGGCTGTCCCGCAGTTGCTGGAAGCCGCGCACATCGTCCCGGATGCTCACGAGGACGGGGAGCCCGCCGTCTCGAACGGCATAGCCCTCTGCGTGCTCCACCATGCCGCCTTTGACGGCAATCTCATCGGGATCGATATAGACGGGGTCCTTCACGTCTCGCGGTTCCTGGAATCGCTTTCGACCGGCGGTGGGCTCTTCGAGGTCGGTCTTCGCGGGATCGCGGGAAAGTCAATCGCGCTGCCTCGTCGACGAAGTGATCGGCCGTCGGTGGCGGCACTGACGCAGCGATTTATGGAGTTCCTGGCCGCGGAGGAGACGCGATGA
- a CDS encoding SMI1/KNR4 family protein: MSSALDRIADVLPRLAPELWASLSGPAKDADIDALRLTLAPIPLPAELLLLLQRHDGQAHNGPWWPVLDCGPLIPAASITDLIDTVLDFAEPWQWTPSWIPFIRAGWGQAALDATSEAPGVVMDVSWPDLPRIVSPNLAAMVSAAADLAEADLIPFHFESRGRRADRKAFLADLWKDSWALAPFEPEAEIEPATWPERWGGPQAYS, translated from the coding sequence ATGAGTTCAGCGCTCGATCGAATCGCCGATGTTTTGCCCAGACTCGCGCCCGAGCTCTGGGCCAGTCTCTCCGGCCCCGCTAAAGACGCGGATATCGACGCCTTGCGCCTGACGCTCGCGCCCATCCCTCTGCCTGCTGAGCTGCTGCTTCTCCTGCAGCGACACGATGGTCAGGCTCACAACGGTCCGTGGTGGCCGGTGCTCGATTGTGGCCCGCTCATACCGGCTGCCTCCATTACAGACTTGATCGACACCGTTCTGGATTTTGCCGAACCCTGGCAGTGGACCCCTTCGTGGATCCCCTTCATCAGAGCGGGCTGGGGGCAAGCAGCCCTCGATGCCACCTCCGAGGCCCCTGGCGTCGTTATGGACGTCAGCTGGCCGGATCTTCCGAGAATCGTCAGCCCCAACCTGGCCGCGATGGTTTCGGCTGCCGCTGACCTGGCAGAGGCTGATCTCATCCCGTTCCACTTCGAATCAAGGGGACGACGTGCGGATCGCAAGGCTTTCCTTGCGGACTTGTGGAAGGACTCGTGGGCTTTAGCCCCCTTCGAGCCGGAGGCGGAGATTGAACCTGCGACCTGGCCAGAGAGGTGGGGCGGCCCCCAGGCCTACTCGTGA
- a CDS encoding helix-turn-helix transcriptional regulator, giving the protein MASKLQIKPGLLARLRQIRDIPSEEHQARLMGVDRTTLRRIDRGATPSGAFMAALCESFGLGLGEAFEVVQDSPLSNSVADAA; this is encoded by the coding sequence ATGGCAAGCAAGCTCCAGATTAAGCCAGGTCTACTCGCCCGACTTCGTCAGATCCGAGACATCCCGAGTGAAGAACACCAGGCCCGACTGATGGGTGTCGACCGCACAACGTTGCGTCGCATCGACCGGGGGGCAACACCTTCCGGCGCGTTCATGGCTGCCCTGTGTGAATCATTCGGACTCGGACTTGGCGAAGCGTTCGAAGTGGTCCAGGACAGCCCGCTCAGCAACTCCGTGGCAGATGCCGCATGA
- a CDS encoding nucleotide pyrophosphohydrolase, which produces MPTSEVREQLLAFVAEREWAQFHSPGNLAKSISIESGELLELFQWSDDADEVRVRDELADVLTYCHLLAYRLGVEPEEIILEKLATSRQKYPIETSRGRSTKHTEL; this is translated from the coding sequence ATGCCCACCTCGGAAGTACGAGAACAGCTGCTTGCGTTCGTGGCCGAGCGAGAATGGGCGCAATTTCATTCGCCGGGGAACCTGGCCAAGAGCATCTCGATCGAATCGGGAGAGCTGCTGGAGCTCTTTCAGTGGTCGGACGACGCCGACGAGGTTCGCGTTCGCGATGAACTCGCCGACGTCCTGACCTACTGCCATCTGCTCGCCTACCGGCTCGGGGTCGAGCCGGAGGAGATCATCCTCGAGAAGCTGGCCACCAGCCGCCAGAAGTATCCGATCGAGACGTCACGTGGACGAAGCACCAAGCACACCGAGCTTTGA
- the dhaK gene encoding dihydroxyacetone kinase subunit DhaK → MKKFINDPKEFVPEMLKGLALANPDTLVYEPKYNLIVRKDAPNQNKVSIVQGSGSGHEPAHVMIVGPGMLDAACPGDVFAAPPTDYVLEAARRVNSEKGVLLLVNNYTGDKMAFEMAEEIADAEGMKVKTLFIDDDVAVKDSTYTIGRRGVAGNFFVIKAVGAASEAGADLDEVIRVGEKVNSVTRTMGVALTACTPPSKGSPLFELGEDEIEVGVGIHGEPGRSRQKIVSANEIVDLLLDPIVSDLPYADGDEVALMINGLGGTPISELYLLYGIAHEKLVAQGITPVRSYVGEYCTSLDMAGASITLVKLDDEIKELLAAPADIPIRTF, encoded by the coding sequence ATGAAGAAGTTCATCAACGACCCGAAGGAGTTCGTCCCCGAGATGCTGAAGGGGCTGGCGCTGGCCAACCCGGACACCCTCGTCTACGAGCCGAAGTACAACCTCATCGTGCGCAAGGATGCGCCGAACCAGAACAAGGTCTCGATCGTGCAGGGCTCCGGCTCCGGCCACGAGCCCGCCCACGTCATGATCGTCGGGCCGGGGATGCTCGACGCGGCCTGCCCCGGTGACGTCTTCGCCGCACCGCCCACCGACTACGTCCTCGAGGCCGCGCGCCGCGTGAACAGCGAGAAGGGCGTGCTCCTGCTGGTCAACAACTACACCGGCGACAAGATGGCGTTCGAGATGGCCGAGGAGATCGCCGACGCCGAGGGCATGAAGGTCAAGACGCTCTTCATCGACGACGACGTCGCCGTGAAGGACTCCACCTACACGATCGGTCGCCGAGGCGTCGCGGGCAACTTCTTCGTGATCAAGGCGGTCGGAGCGGCGTCGGAGGCGGGAGCGGACCTCGACGAGGTCATCCGCGTCGGCGAGAAGGTCAACTCCGTCACCCGCACGATGGGTGTCGCCCTGACGGCTTGCACCCCGCCCTCGAAGGGCTCGCCGCTCTTCGAGCTGGGCGAGGACGAGATCGAGGTGGGCGTCGGCATCCACGGCGAGCCCGGCCGGTCGCGCCAGAAGATCGTCTCGGCGAACGAGATCGTCGACCTCCTGCTCGACCCGATCGTCTCCGACCTCCCCTACGCCGACGGCGACGAGGTCGCCCTGATGATCAACGGCCTCGGCGGCACCCCGATCAGCGAGCTCTACCTGCTGTACGGGATCGCCCACGAGAAGCTCGTGGCGCAGGGCATCACGCCCGTCCGCAGCTACGTCGGCGAGTACTGCACGTCGCTCGACATGGCCGGTGCGTCGATCACCCTCGTCAAGCTCGACGACGAGATCAAGGAGCTGCTTGCGGCTCCGGCCGACATCCCGATCCGCACGTTCTAG
- a CDS encoding DNA/RNA helicase domain-containing protein, with amino-acid sequence MDEAPSTPSFEVVRLPFSSEAVGVWSQLHGRNSNWPVVYVLDDRQARGRGSESRSVYVGETLSASGRIRQHLVSPAKQGMTTARVIIDGTFNKSVCLDLESQLIRLLSGDGAYEVANLNLGIVDADYFDRERYRAGFEEIFAELRDEGVFTRSVAEIVNGDLYKLSPFKALTKDQEIAVELITEALLQDLEAGRESTSVIQGEPGTGKTVVAIYLQKVLADIAQGRAADEPEEESPFLEFFLPDNQELLRGLRVAFVIPQQSLRKSVQRVFSKTPGLTKATVMSPFELGKSEGHFDLVIVDEAHRLNQRANQASAAQNKDFAGINEKLFGEDDVSKTQLDWILAKSTHRILLVDPAQAVRPADLPLTEITRVTGEARSAGRYFPLMSQMRVKAGDDYVGYVRDVIGSSTDTTPRDFEGYDLRFFDDIRAMRQEIRSRDEEVGLSRLVAGYAWPWRSKKDREAVDIEIDGLGLQWNSTQVDWVASPRSPNEVGSIHTVQGYDLNYVGVIIGADLRWDAAAGATRFDRASYFDTKGKENNPKLGRSYTDADLLQYVRNIYAVLLTRGVLGTYVFVVDPELREQLRKYFPKG; translated from the coding sequence GTGGACGAAGCACCAAGCACACCGAGCTTTGAGGTCGTCAGGCTTCCGTTCTCCTCGGAGGCCGTCGGTGTCTGGTCGCAGCTTCACGGCAGGAACAGCAACTGGCCGGTCGTCTACGTCCTCGACGACAGGCAGGCGAGAGGCCGAGGGTCCGAGAGTCGCAGCGTCTACGTCGGCGAGACGCTGAGCGCGTCCGGCCGTATCCGTCAGCACCTCGTTTCTCCGGCGAAGCAGGGCATGACGACCGCCCGGGTGATCATCGACGGCACGTTCAACAAGTCGGTGTGCCTGGATCTCGAGTCTCAACTCATTCGTCTCCTCTCCGGAGACGGGGCCTACGAGGTGGCGAACCTGAACCTGGGGATCGTCGACGCGGACTACTTCGATCGTGAGCGGTATCGGGCTGGCTTCGAGGAGATCTTCGCCGAGCTCCGAGACGAAGGTGTCTTCACTCGCTCCGTGGCCGAGATCGTCAACGGTGACCTCTACAAGCTCTCCCCGTTCAAGGCGCTCACCAAAGATCAAGAGATCGCCGTCGAGTTGATCACGGAAGCTCTTCTGCAGGACCTCGAGGCGGGCCGAGAGAGCACCTCCGTCATCCAGGGGGAGCCGGGCACCGGCAAGACCGTGGTCGCCATCTACCTGCAGAAGGTCCTGGCGGACATCGCTCAGGGACGAGCGGCAGACGAACCGGAGGAGGAGTCGCCGTTCCTGGAGTTCTTCCTGCCCGACAACCAGGAACTCCTGCGCGGTCTCCGCGTCGCCTTCGTCATCCCGCAGCAGTCCCTCCGGAAGTCCGTGCAGCGCGTCTTCTCGAAGACTCCTGGCCTGACGAAGGCGACCGTGATGTCGCCTTTCGAGCTCGGAAAGTCGGAGGGCCACTTCGACCTCGTCATCGTGGACGAGGCCCACCGGCTGAACCAGCGCGCCAACCAGGCCTCCGCCGCCCAGAACAAGGACTTCGCGGGCATCAACGAGAAGCTCTTCGGTGAAGACGACGTCTCGAAGACCCAACTGGACTGGATCCTCGCGAAGAGCACACACCGCATCCTGCTCGTGGACCCGGCGCAAGCCGTACGACCGGCGGATCTGCCCCTGACCGAGATCACTCGGGTCACCGGTGAAGCGAGGTCGGCGGGTCGGTACTTCCCGCTCATGTCTCAGATGCGGGTCAAGGCGGGTGACGACTACGTTGGCTACGTCCGAGACGTGATCGGCTCGAGCACGGACACCACGCCGCGTGACTTCGAGGGCTACGACCTTCGCTTCTTCGACGACATCCGCGCCATGCGTCAAGAGATCAGATCACGAGACGAGGAGGTCGGGCTCTCTCGTCTCGTCGCCGGCTACGCGTGGCCGTGGAGGTCGAAGAAGGACCGTGAAGCGGTCGACATCGAGATCGACGGACTCGGGCTGCAGTGGAACTCGACTCAGGTCGACTGGGTCGCGTCACCGCGCTCGCCGAACGAAGTGGGATCGATCCACACCGTCCAGGGGTACGACCTGAACTACGTCGGAGTGATCATCGGTGCGGATCTTCGGTGGGACGCCGCCGCAGGTGCGACGCGGTTCGACCGTGCGTCGTACTTCGACACGAAGGGCAAGGAGAACAACCCGAAACTCGGCCGCAGCTACACGGACGCCGATCTCCTTCAGTACGTGAGGAACATCTATGCGGTGCTGCTGACCCGCGGAGTACTCGGCACCTACGTGTTCGTCGTCGACCCCGAGTTGCGTGAGCAGCTGCGGAAGTACTTTCCGAAGGGCTGA